A genomic region of Bradyrhizobium sp. ORS 278 contains the following coding sequences:
- a CDS encoding isovaleryl-CoA dehydrogenase, with amino-acid sequence MIANAQRMFNFDLGETADAIRETVASFAQEQIAPRAADIDRSNQFPRDLWPKLGELGLHGITVEEEHGGAGLGYLEHCIAMEEISRASASVGLSYGAHSNLCVNQIRRNGSEAQKRKYLPKLISGEHVGSLAMSEPQAGSDVVSMKTRADRRGDRFVLNGNKMWITNGPVAETLVVYAKTDPQGGPRGITAFIIEKGMKGFSTAQKLDKLGMRGSDTCELVFEDCEVPEENVLGQVGRGVNVLMSGLDYERAVLAAGPLGIMQACMDVVLPYVHERKQFGQPIGTFQLVQGKVADMYTTMNAARAYVYAVAKACDRGETTREDAAGAILFAAEKATQCALDAIQLLGGNGYINDYATGRLLRDAKLYEIGAGTSEIRRMLIGRELFDKTS; translated from the coding sequence ATGATCGCCAACGCGCAGCGCATGTTCAATTTCGATCTCGGCGAGACCGCCGATGCGATCCGCGAAACGGTGGCCAGCTTTGCACAGGAGCAGATCGCGCCGCGCGCCGCCGACATCGACCGCTCCAACCAGTTCCCGCGCGACCTCTGGCCGAAGCTCGGCGAGCTCGGCCTGCACGGCATCACCGTGGAGGAGGAGCATGGCGGCGCCGGCCTCGGCTATCTCGAGCACTGCATCGCGATGGAGGAGATCTCGCGCGCCTCGGCCTCGGTCGGCCTGTCCTACGGCGCCCACTCCAATCTCTGCGTCAATCAGATCCGCCGCAACGGCAGCGAGGCGCAGAAGCGCAAATACCTCCCCAAGCTGATCTCGGGCGAGCATGTCGGTTCGCTGGCGATGTCCGAGCCGCAGGCGGGCTCCGATGTCGTCTCGATGAAGACGCGCGCCGACAGACGCGGCGATCGGTTCGTCCTCAACGGCAACAAGATGTGGATCACCAACGGGCCGGTCGCCGAGACCCTCGTGGTGTATGCCAAGACCGATCCGCAGGGTGGTCCGCGCGGTATCACCGCCTTCATCATCGAGAAGGGCATGAAGGGCTTCTCGACGGCGCAGAAGCTCGACAAGCTCGGCATGCGCGGCTCCGACACCTGTGAGCTGGTGTTCGAGGATTGCGAGGTGCCGGAGGAGAACGTGCTCGGGCAGGTCGGCCGCGGCGTGAACGTGCTGATGAGCGGTCTCGACTACGAGCGCGCCGTGCTCGCGGCCGGTCCGCTCGGCATCATGCAGGCCTGCATGGACGTCGTGCTTCCTTACGTGCACGAGCGCAAGCAGTTCGGCCAGCCGATCGGCACCTTCCAGCTGGTCCAGGGCAAGGTCGCCGACATGTACACGACGATGAATGCCGCGCGGGCCTATGTCTACGCGGTGGCCAAGGCGTGCGACCGCGGCGAGACGACGCGCGAGGATGCGGCCGGCGCTATTCTATTTGCAGCAGAGAAAGCGACGCAGTGCGCGCTGGACGCGATTCAGCTGCTCGGCGGCAACGGCTACATCAACGATTATGCGACCGGGCGGCTGCTGCGCGATGCCAAGCTTTATGAGATCGGCGCCGGCACGAGCGAGATCCGGCGCATGCTGATCGGGCGGGAATTGTTCGACAAGACCTCCTGA